The following are encoded together in the Citrus sinensis cultivar Valencia sweet orange chromosome 1, DVS_A1.0, whole genome shotgun sequence genome:
- the LOC127903123 gene encoding uncharacterized protein LOC127903123, translating to MITTVHTAQEDLPITGFNSKGYPVYPAKQNGHFLWDAHGLGMCDPNCPCWDDWDEDDDYATTRKKKSKKKKPPVSCHHYDPKPPQDPPPPPALLPFYKRELKWIAKHCKSETPSPIPLPTPPLTCMMFSSTSSDYSSSFPPLDTHTDSQRNVVSKPFVPSPITSSGHLEPPKPFESMQQIHHNLQSRITQLDSELRAMLAQRYYGPEFDQKEREISRLRAELAQIESKKQRPTLFTTSPPIPSISPTYHPFASMLSPIRQYDPSKLFCMTHTLFRDNPLPPPPKPKPKPKPQPRPITFHQSSITIPGQHSPGHTQASPPVPPLPTESQPPSQSKDKQPMHQFSAHAVDHSPTTDDQTSDSNLAVSDSHTETDTESSVSTSDSEKSYVDITRI from the exons atgatcacaaCTGTTCATACAGCCCAAGAAGATCTGCCCATTACAGGGTTCAATTCTAAAGGCTACCCTGTTTATCCAGCCAAGCAAAATggccatttcctatgggatgcccATGGCTTAGGTATGTGtgacccaaattgtccctgctgggatgattgggacGAGGACGACGATTATGCCaccacaaggaaaaagaaatccaaaaagaaaaaacctccaGTTTCCTGCCACCACTATGATCCTAAACCGCCACaagatcctccacctccaccagcTCTATTACCCTTTTACAAAAGGGAACTCAAATGGATTGCAAAGCATTGCAAATCTGAGACTCCATCACCAATCCCACTTCCAACACCACCACtcacttgtatgatgttttcatcCACTTCTTCAGACTATTCTTCCTCTTTTCCTCCTTTAGACACTCACACAGACTCCCAACGAAATGTCGTGTCCAAACCCTTTGTCCCCTCACCAATTACCTCATCTGGCCACCTAGAACCTCCtaaaccttttgaatca ATGCAGCAGATCCACCACAATCTCCAGTCTCGAATTACCCAACTCGATTCTGAGCTACGAGCTATGCTTGCCCAGCGCTATTATGGCCcagaatttgaccaaaaggaAAGGGAAATCAGTCGCTTACGAGCTGAGCTTGCTCAGATTGAATCTAAAAAACAAAGACCTACCCTTTTTACCACCTCACCTCCTATCCCTTCCATAAGTCCAACTTATCATCCCTTTGCCTCTATGCTTTCACCCATCAGACAGTATgatccttccaagttattttGCATGACCCACACTCTTTTTAGAGACAATCCCTTACCACCaccacctaaacctaaaccaaAACCTAAACCACAACCACGACCCATTACATTTCATCAGTCATCTATTACCATCCCTGGCCAACACTCTCCTGGTCATACTCAGGCATCGCCACCAGTACCTCCTCTACCAACTGAATCCCAACCACCTTCTCAATCCAAAGATAAACAACCAATGCACCAGTTTAGTGCCCATGCAGTCGACCACTCTCCTACTacagatgaccaaacttctgattcaaatctagctgtTTCTGATAGCCATACTGAGACTGACACAGAATCTTCAGTATCCACTAGTGATTCTGAAAAGTCCTATGTTGATATCACTAGAATCTAG